A section of the Anabaena cylindrica PCC 7122 genome encodes:
- a CDS encoding DUF1565 domain-containing protein encodes MKYRGLHISTLTLGTSLTALLVITGASMLLSSTVNASSRPTLTAQIPASATVIYVNPVTGNDRNSFGTTPEAPYKTITFAISRAQSNTVIQLAPGSYTKDTGETFPLLLKPGVILLGNEAIKGQGTAIIGGGYYTSRTFARQDITILAENNTTITGVTVTNPNSRGTGIWVESSNPTIKNSTFTNSARDGVFITGTGNPKIENNVFVKNQGNGVSVTKSAQGEIRNNLFQDTGFGLAIGGAATTLVAGNNIVGNNDGMFISESAQPVLRNNVIQNNKRDGIVATIDALPNLGTNDNPGGNLIRDNARYDLNNSTKVNRIVAIGNDIDQKRIFGAVDFVAATVNQPGGPVVFRDVPTGYWAKTYIEALAAQNIIAGFPDGTFRPNEPVTRAQFATIITKALTPPAKRTAIQFRDVNSNFWAYGAIQSAYQSQFVAGYPDGTFKPQQQIPRVQALVALANGLNFTANNNNILSFYTDAVQIPNYALGPVAAATVRQLVINYPMVQQLDPNREATRAEIAAFVYQSLVTIGRAQPIPSPYLVTAQ; translated from the coding sequence ATGAAATATAGAGGTCTTCATATCTCCACCTTAACCTTAGGAACCAGCCTAACAGCTTTGTTAGTTATTACTGGCGCTTCTATGCTACTGTCCAGTACGGTCAATGCTAGTTCCAGACCAACTTTAACTGCACAAATTCCAGCCAGTGCAACAGTGATTTATGTTAATCCTGTTACTGGTAATGATCGTAACAGTTTTGGTACTACCCCAGAAGCACCATACAAAACTATTACCTTCGCGATTTCGCGGGCCCAATCAAATACAGTTATTCAACTAGCGCCTGGTAGCTATACCAAAGATACTGGAGAAACTTTTCCCTTGTTGCTCAAACCAGGAGTAATACTTCTGGGTAATGAAGCTATCAAAGGTCAAGGGACAGCAATTATAGGTGGTGGTTATTACACCAGTCGCACCTTTGCGAGACAAGACATTACAATCTTGGCTGAGAATAACACCACTATTACAGGTGTCACTGTTACTAACCCCAATTCACGGGGTACTGGGATATGGGTAGAGTCAAGTAATCCCACTATCAAAAACAGTACTTTTACAAACAGTGCTAGAGATGGTGTTTTCATTACAGGTACAGGAAATCCCAAAATTGAAAATAACGTCTTTGTGAAAAATCAAGGCAATGGGGTTTCAGTAACTAAATCTGCTCAAGGGGAGATTCGTAATAACTTATTTCAGGATACAGGTTTTGGTTTGGCTATTGGTGGTGCAGCCACAACTCTAGTAGCAGGTAACAACATCGTTGGTAACAACGACGGTATGTTTATTTCAGAATCCGCTCAACCTGTACTGCGTAACAATGTCATTCAGAATAATAAACGGGATGGTATAGTCGCTACTATTGATGCTCTTCCCAACCTCGGTACTAATGACAATCCTGGTGGTAATCTCATCCGTGATAATGCCCGTTATGACTTGAATAATTCGACGAAGGTTAACAGGATAGTTGCTATTGGTAATGATATCGATCAAAAGCGCATTTTTGGTGCAGTCGATTTTGTGGCTGCAACTGTTAATCAACCTGGTGGGCCTGTAGTTTTTCGGGACGTGCCTACAGGTTATTGGGCAAAAACCTATATTGAAGCTTTAGCTGCCCAAAATATAATTGCAGGTTTCCCTGATGGTACTTTTAGACCCAATGAGCCTGTAACTCGCGCTCAATTTGCTACCATTATCACCAAAGCTTTAACACCCCCAGCTAAACGTACAGCTATTCAGTTTAGGGATGTGAACAGCAATTTTTGGGCTTATGGAGCAATTCAGTCGGCTTACCAGAGTCAATTTGTAGCTGGGTATCCTGATGGTACTTTTAAACCACAGCAACAAATTCCCAGAGTACAGGCCTTAGTTGCTCTAGCTAATGGTTTGAATTTCACTGCCAATAATAACAATATTCTCAGTTTTTATACTGATGCGGTTCAAATTCCCAATTATGCACTTGGGCCTGTTGCGGCTGCAACTGTACGGCAATTAGTGATTAATTATCCTATGGTGCAACAACTTGATCCTAATCGTGAGGCAACTAGAGCAGAAATTGCTGCTTTTGTTTATCAGTCACTTGTGACTATTGGCAGGGCGCAACCAATTCCCTCTCCCTATTTGGTGACAGCACAGTAA
- a CDS encoding DUF3493 domain-containing protein produces the protein MIDPNSQNRLNSKQYAHLKAEIAAPYRGLRQFIYIGVGASGFIGAFTFFFQLLAGKNIDSTLPNFALQVGIVALMIFLWKWEQSRQKRL, from the coding sequence ATGATAGACCCAAATTCCCAAAATCGTCTTAACTCTAAACAATATGCCCACCTGAAAGCTGAAATAGCAGCCCCTTATCGTGGTTTGCGGCAATTTATCTATATAGGTGTTGGTGCTTCTGGTTTTATCGGCGCATTCACCTTCTTTTTTCAACTGCTTGCTGGGAAGAATATCGACAGCACTTTACCCAATTTCGCGCTGCAAGTGGGAATAGTTGCCTTGATGATATTTCTTTGGAAATGGGAACAAAGTCGGCAAAAACGTCTTTAA